In the genome of Astatotilapia calliptera chromosome 18, fAstCal1.2, whole genome shotgun sequence, the window TAACAGGTAGTTTTGCTGAAATGGACGTTAGAaagcttaaaaaagaaaaacttaagatgttcaatacacatttttctttacatCCAGTCAGTCAACTctgataattaaaatgaaactgattTACGAGTTCACTCAGCTACTTTAAGGAGCTCAGTTAATTAATAAACTTAAATCAACTTAGCTAACAGATTATGTTAAGCTGAAATAGATTCCTAAGTTAAAAGAACTACTAAAGTATTTGAATTAACTGAAAAACCCAAGTCAACTGAACTAGGACAAGAGTTTAAACAAtagattattttaatttagcTGAAAGGGTTTTCCCAAGTAAAAATGACAATTAAAGGAGTTGAACTGGCTAACAAATCTCAGTCAACTAAACTAAGATGAAAGTTTAGACGACATGTGATTTTTCATCAACACAACATTTGGTTGTGTTACAAGAACAAACTCTATTTCTTGACTTAACTTAAAATTTTAAGGCAGCCCTTTACCTGATATTTTTAAGTTGAAACAAGTTATATTTTACAGtgtggtttaaactgtgaatatactgctgtgtattgaagttcctcttgttttgcatagaaatatactataatatatataatataatatagtcGGCCTCTTGTGTAAAGGACACAGTGATGCTAAAGTCAGAAGCTGTGGTCAGTTCAGTCAGCCCAGGTTTCAGTATTCATGACATGCCTGAGGTAAAATTTGACCTCACTCCCCCTTAgttaaaagaaataatgaaaGCGCATGAAAAAACTCCTGACTTAACTCTCTGTGCTTGCATTGGGATGGCTCTCAGGAAGGCATCAGTGCAGCACTGTACcagtgacagtgatgtaagctACTCATCATTGGTTTTGGGTCAAAAACTGCACCAAAGGCTAATTACCACCTCAATTCCTGAAAAGCAGGAAATGTATGAATGATTTTGAGCATATATGTATTCTGCCCGTTCCATTATTTTATGATACAGGCAATAATTCATGAACCCTGTCTGTGTCTATCCTATGAATTCTAGCCAAAAGCACCTGAGAACATGCACACTGCAAAAACAGCTATACTTGAAACAAGCCAAATATTCTTAAATCTGAcaaaattttcttgttttgagcaaaaaaatctgccaatgggGTAAGCAAAAGTTGCTTGACTAGAATTCTTAAAACTAGCAAATTAATCTAACTGCCATATGCCTTTTAACTAGACAAAATTGTCTAAAATGTATGcttatttgaagaaaatatgACTTATTATAAGTAAAAGATACTTTGATATTTAGAAAATCTGTACCTAAAATGAGTATTATGCTTTCTTGAACAAGCTGTTTTCAAGAATTATTTGCTTACTTTAAGATTCGACAccttaatttagatttttcacataaaaaaaacaccttactATAGGACAAATTTTCTTAAAACTGAATTGTTTCTTTCTTGATTGAGCTAACTATAAGAATTATGTTTCGACTCTGAGAACAATAATCAGCAAAAATTCCTGAGAATAAGACACCATCTCTTCAAAAAGCTACTAAAAATAAGGGAATTCATCTTAAATTAAGACAGCAAAAGCACTCTTAGATTTTGCACTTTTATTGACACAGCAATGGGTCAGTAACTCACTGAGGTCTGTTCCAGGAGAATCATGTCTAAAATTATACATTTCAGCAGGGTACTGTGTAACATGGCCAATATAAGAAGTGCATATTCCAGATACTCTTAACATGAATAATAACAGTATAACACACTCATGGCTGgtatcaaaaataaattttgcTGAAGCTTAAAACAATCACTATTTCAAATCCTATATTACATAACATTTTAGAAGAACAAGTTTAAcgaccacacaaacaaacatgtgttttacatttgaatAACTTTtctagagagaaaaaaaacaacctcactGACCAACACTGAGTCTGATAAACAAGGCAGATGGAGTCTGTCATCTGAGAGACTCACTCAATGAATGACTTCCACTCACCAAGCGCCTTCTTGTAAGAGGGGGTTGAATCTCGGTCATGGATGGAGTCTTTGAGTATTTCAGTTTGCAAGACAGACAGCAGCGTGGAAATGCACTTTGGATATGTGAGGTGGAGGGCATAGTAATATGCCATCAGATAGAGCAGTCCCTCATTAAGATCCTTCCGGTCAAAAGTGCTCACTGGTGTGGTTCCAACAGCTATCATGCAGTTGCCTTCAGAGACAAGCAGAACTGGACAAGCCAGGGGTCGCTGACGCAGGTAGCCTTCAGGGTCTTCTGAAGTctacatgacagaaaaaaagaggattagAACAAGACCGTAAGAAATACAATTTTTGAGTTGCATTACAGTTTAAAATAGATCAACTTTTTTTGTAGGTTTTATTAACATCAACATGTTATGGGGATCTGAACTTTAAGAATATTTGACTGACTCcacagtaaaatatataaaatgaaaacatgagtaactgcaaaattcaacaatatatacacatagaATATTGCAGCCTTACCTTTAGGACATGGAAAAAAGCCTCACTACAGATGCCCAGCTTCTTAGGTGGTACTGTGCTGGAAGGGAAAAGCACGGGAAGGGCTctgaacacagctgctgcatgtTCCACtggtttgaaaaaagaaaaataagacaggGCAACACCATTAAGcattgcaaataatgtaatctGCAAAGCATAAATGTAGACAAATCAAGATACTGTAGCATTACCTCCATCCAAAGTTTTTGGCGGCTTCATAACTTTCTTCATGACACCATAAAACTGCACCTTCGAGTAGAAGATTTCCCATCTATCCTTCATCTCAGAAATGTATTTCAAGTTGGATGGTTGAATAATTCTCCGCAGCTCATCAAGGACCTGAAAAATACAGACAGAAACCCAACTGAGATAGATCTGTCTACCTCTGTATCTGGTCTTGACAATAAGTGATAACAATTTAAACATGAGGGCCAGTATTTAAGAAATTTGAAAATCATATCAAAATGTCCCCAAAGGAATAACAGGATGGCTAAAAGAAATAAGTGCTGCTTACATGGTCCAGTTCTCTGAAACAAGGATATGCCTCTAGTATCTTCACTGCTCTGTCCTGCTCCTTTATAGCATCAGAGTTAATGAATTGTCTTCTAGACTCAAACTCCAGGTTCAGCAGTTGGGTAACAGCAGCTTTGTTCGGTTTTTTGGTCTTGTATATTTCTTGAAGTGTCTTGTAGTGTCTTGCCTGGGTTTTTTGGCTGTCAAAGAAGTCAGCTGAACCAGctaaacacacagagcagaggtGTGTAAATAATTTATTGCCACAGTAAGGCTTTATATATCTGTTATTGGTGCaaaacaataatacaaaaataccaaaatatttCTGTAAATTAGATCAACAAATTAACTAACCACCTATCTTAAAATTGTTCATTAATCCTGTGAAGTTGTCACTATTAAATGGAACACAAAGATTCCAAGATAAACAGTGAAGTAGTTGTGTTCCATTGTtagcagaattaaaaaaaaaaaaaaaaaaggatcgtCCAAACCACATTTACACTCAGGCTGTAATAAGAGGGTGCATTATATTATACTTACATTCTTCATCACTGCCATCCTGGTGGTGCACTGGGGTGCCCATCGATCTAACTGGTGATTTATCTAGAATAATAGTTGATGCACTggactccccactgctgtcacttTTTGCAACGCTTTCATTCCCATCCTTTCTTGGCTTCTTCGCAGGAGGTTTTTTGCCCTTCCTTGGACTTTTGACATTGGAGAGTCTCTTCATTAGCTTTTTAGCAACATGCTCCTAACAGGTACAAACggtaaaaattaaaagatgATAAGATACATCACTCATGATTAACACAGAGTGGTATTGAGCAAATGCTACTTACCCACTCACCACACGTTTCTTTAAGCATTGGGTAGTACTCCATTAATCGCTTTGCCATGGCATCAACCTCATGTTTGCTGGGGTATCTGGAGTCTTCAGCTGCTCTTGCTATCGAAATCATGTTTGTCATGGTGTTTCTTACAAGTCGACAAAAGAGTTCCTTTGACAAAGGTTCAGCACACTCTGTCCCCAGCCGCTTCTTTTCAAAGTAGGAATGTCGAGCTTGCTCAAGTTCACTGTCTGTGAAGACTATGTACTCTGGGTTGGACATAGTCACAAACTTAGAAGTGCTGGGTTCCTCTCTGGAGAAGTCACCATCTCCAGTAGTTGTTAGCATTTTTTCAGCAGCAGTCTTGTTCTAAAATACAGTGTACATGGGGCTAATTTCACATAAAATTGCACAAGAACTTTAGGTCTCTACACATGAAagaaagtacaacaaaatatcagtaaagtgttgaacaataaaaaatatgtatatttaataaatgtgtgGGCCActtgatttaaatcaaaactaaaGAAGATTCTACTGTCTATCTGTTAAGTGAGTATTGGTGGAATTACTTGAAACTGCATAAAACAAGCTGGTGTGTTCTCAGTTTTGTCACACAGCGATAGGACAGAACTTACTTCTTC includes:
- the LOC113011008 gene encoding uncharacterized protein LOC113011008 isoform X2, producing MLTTTGDGDFSREEPSTSKFVTMSNPEYIVFTDSELEQARHSYFEKKRLGTECAEPLSKELFCRLVRNTMTNMISIARAAEDSRYPSKHEVDAMAKRLMEYYPMLKETCGEWEHVAKKLMKRLSNVKSPRKGKKPPAKKPRKDGNESVAKSDSSGESSASTIILDKSPVRSMGTPVHHQDGSDEESGSADFFDSQKTQARHYKTLQEIYKTKKPNKAAVTQLLNLEFESRRQFINSDAIKEQDRAVKILEAYPCFRELDHVLDELRRIIQPSNLKYISEMKDRWEIFYSKVQFYGVMKKVMKPPKTLDGVEHAAAVFRALPVLFPSSTVPPKKLGICSEAFFHVLKTSEDPEGYLRQRPLACPVLLVSEGNCMIAVGTTPVSTFDRKDLNEGLLYLMAYYYALHLTYPKCISTLLSVLQTEILKDSIHDRDSTPSYKKALGEWKSFIE
- the LOC113011008 gene encoding uncharacterized protein LOC113011008 isoform X1: MEKLDEITIATLKEANVGEDLLSSLSRDDIKDLFPGPEHFLRRRALWLAVHKCEENKTAAEKMLTTTGDGDFSREEPSTSKFVTMSNPEYIVFTDSELEQARHSYFEKKRLGTECAEPLSKELFCRLVRNTMTNMISIARAAEDSRYPSKHEVDAMAKRLMEYYPMLKETCGEWEHVAKKLMKRLSNVKSPRKGKKPPAKKPRKDGNESVAKSDSSGESSASTIILDKSPVRSMGTPVHHQDGSDEESGSADFFDSQKTQARHYKTLQEIYKTKKPNKAAVTQLLNLEFESRRQFINSDAIKEQDRAVKILEAYPCFRELDHVLDELRRIIQPSNLKYISEMKDRWEIFYSKVQFYGVMKKVMKPPKTLDGVEHAAAVFRALPVLFPSSTVPPKKLGICSEAFFHVLKTSEDPEGYLRQRPLACPVLLVSEGNCMIAVGTTPVSTFDRKDLNEGLLYLMAYYYALHLTYPKCISTLLSVLQTEILKDSIHDRDSTPSYKKALGEWKSFIE